The Zhihengliuella sp. ISTPL4 genomic interval CGGGCAGGCCATCGGCCCGGCGGCGCTGCTCGTGGCGGCGGGAGCGCCGGGGGAGCGGGCGGCCCTCGCCCACGCGCGCATCGTGCTGCATCAGCCGGCCGGGCAGTCGCGCGGCGCCATCCCGGACCTCATCCTCGCGGCCGACGAGGTCGTGCGGGTGCGCGCGGACATGGAGACGATCCTGGGTCGGCACACCGGCCGCTCCCTCGCGGAGCTCCGCGCCGACACCGACCGCGACCGGGTCTTCACGGCTGCCGCCGCTCTCGAGTACGGCCTCATCGACACCGTGCTCGGCCCCCGCGATCCGGATGCACGATGAGGTGACGGGTGCACGACCGGTTCCGGGAATCCGTCGTGCACCCGGACTCCGGTCGTGCAGGTGAACGCGGACGGGGTCAGGCGGCGAGGGCGAAGGCGCCGCGGGAGGCGGGCACCGCAGCCGCGGCGGGGGCGGCCTGACGCAGCTCGTCCGCGACCGCGCTCGTGAGCTCGATGAGGGTGGCGTCCAGGGCTCCGGCTATCGCGGCGATCATCTCGCTGGACGGCTCCTTCCGCCCGCGCTCGACTTCGGAGAGGTACTGCGGTGAGACCCCGG includes:
- a CDS encoding ClpP family protease, whose product is MSSYTIPNVIAQHPRGERVMDVYSHLLAERVIYLGTGIDAGVANALIAQLLHLDADSPETGVQFYINSEGGDPGAALAIYDTMQHIRPRIATTCVGQAIGPAALLVAAGAPGERAALAHARIVLHQPAGQSRGAIPDLILAADEVVRVRADMETILGRHTGRSLAELRADTDRDRVFTAAAALEYGLIDTVLGPRDPDAR
- a CDS encoding helix-turn-helix domain-containing protein; this translates as MADIVPFPRAPRPVRPPSNGPEPLWRELLGDQLRRRRHDRGETLTETAEKAGVSPQYLSEVERGRKEPSSEMIAAIAGALDATLIELTSAVADELRQAAPAAAAVPASRGAFALAA